Proteins from one Mesotoga infera genomic window:
- a CDS encoding tripartite tricarboxylate transporter TctB family protein translates to MNIKNIFFGISLLILSGLIFFFGSSFPNYVVRGNKLPGPKFFPFTLAVIIIILGTYYIIKSLIMIRLKRIPKDATLAPSDKITLDGTKNVIAIIVGIIFFVPLINLLGFILGATIVSAALMIILNVKIWRSLVYSVILVVIIFLIFGMVFKVPLPEGIVMAMFQR, encoded by the coding sequence ATGAACATTAAAAATATTTTCTTTGGGATTTCGCTTTTAATACTGTCCGGCCTTATCTTTTTTTTCGGCTCGTCCTTCCCGAACTATGTGGTCCGGGGTAATAAGTTACCCGGACCTAAATTTTTTCCCTTCACGCTGGCTGTAATCATAATCATACTCGGTACATACTACATCATCAAGAGTTTGATTATGATAAGGCTAAAAAGGATTCCTAAGGATGCCACTCTTGCCCCTTCTGACAAAATCACTTTAGACGGCACGAAAAATGTGATAGCGATCATCGTGGGAATAATTTTCTTCGTACCTCTGATAAACTTGCTTGGCTTCATTCTTGGAGCCACGATCGTATCTGCAGCTTTGATGATAATTCTAAACGTCAAGATCTGGCGTTCTTTAGTATATTCGGTGATTCTGGTGGTCATTATTTTCTTGATATTCGGCATGGTTTTCAAGGTTCCGCTCCCGGAGGGAATCGTTATGGCCATGTTCCAGAGGTGA
- a CDS encoding tripartite tricarboxylate transporter permease produces MDTILSILSPDVIFPVLFAMTFGIFVGGLPGLTATMAVALIIPISYYMSPMAGLGMVLGVSFTAIFSGDIPATFLRIPGTPASGAATLDGFELAKKGKGSLALTLDLFCSAIGGLIGILLLILIAPPLANFALQFTNFEYFWLGLFGLSMSAVLSKGNMIKGLTSAVLGLAISTIGIDITTGYPRFTFGNIELMDGIGFIPAMIGLFGISEVLKRVQQGATRLQLPPITEKVKISPLEALKIIWKEKITLIKSAFVGTFIGALPGAGADIAAWVAYGVEKKTSKNSEDFGTGNIKGVIAPTSANNAALGGTWIPALVFGVPGDTITAIVLGAMLMYGLKPGPLIFKESRELVNGVFGIAVLANILMIPIGYLGIKAFAQVLKLKTSVVLTGVVLFSMIGSYAIRNSYFDIYVMLAFGFIGYIMERLAVPLAPMILGIILGPMVEDNLRVGLIKTGGSMNQFFTRPISLVLFLLILLVFFGGPTVGLLKKVFKSKKS; encoded by the coding sequence ATGGATACTATTCTCTCTATCTTAAGCCCGGATGTTATATTCCCCGTACTTTTCGCTATGACTTTTGGCATTTTCGTCGGCGGATTGCCAGGTCTTACAGCTACCATGGCGGTCGCTTTGATAATCCCCATCAGTTATTACATGAGTCCTATGGCTGGTCTGGGAATGGTACTGGGGGTTTCTTTCACAGCAATCTTCTCCGGCGATATCCCCGCGACTTTTCTCAGGATTCCGGGAACTCCAGCCTCTGGAGCGGCCACTTTAGATGGTTTCGAACTGGCGAAGAAGGGGAAAGGCTCGCTGGCGCTGACTCTGGATCTCTTCTGTTCGGCGATCGGTGGGTTGATCGGAATACTTTTACTCATATTAATCGCACCGCCTCTGGCCAATTTCGCGCTTCAGTTCACCAATTTCGAATACTTCTGGCTCGGGCTTTTTGGATTGAGCATGAGTGCCGTTTTAAGCAAGGGAAACATGATAAAAGGACTCACATCGGCCGTTCTGGGACTGGCAATATCTACAATCGGTATAGATATAACCACCGGATATCCGCGTTTCACTTTTGGAAATATAGAACTCATGGATGGCATAGGTTTTATTCCTGCAATGATCGGACTCTTTGGAATCTCCGAAGTTCTAAAGAGAGTCCAGCAGGGAGCTACAAGACTGCAGCTTCCTCCCATAACAGAAAAAGTCAAGATCTCACCGTTAGAAGCGCTGAAGATAATATGGAAAGAAAAGATAACCCTCATAAAATCAGCCTTCGTGGGGACTTTCATAGGCGCACTTCCAGGCGCCGGTGCAGATATTGCAGCCTGGGTTGCTTATGGTGTGGAGAAGAAAACCTCAAAAAACAGCGAAGATTTCGGTACGGGTAACATAAAAGGGGTTATCGCTCCCACGAGCGCCAACAATGCCGCACTTGGTGGTACCTGGATTCCTGCACTGGTCTTCGGTGTTCCGGGCGATACCATAACCGCCATCGTACTCGGTGCCATGCTTATGTACGGATTGAAACCAGGACCGTTGATATTCAAGGAATCGAGAGAACTCGTGAATGGAGTCTTCGGAATCGCAGTTCTTGCAAATATACTCATGATACCTATAGGTTATCTAGGAATAAAGGCCTTCGCGCAAGTTTTAAAACTAAAAACCAGTGTAGTTCTCACGGGAGTAGTTCTCTTCTCGATGATAGGGTCTTATGCTATCAGGAACAGCTATTTCGATATCTACGTGATGCTCGCTTTCGGATTCATCGGCTACATAATGGAAAGGCTTGCAGTGCCACTGGCTCCAATGATACTGGGGATCATACTGGGTCCTATGGTCGAAGATAATCTCAGGGTAGGGCTAATAAAGACCGGTGGAAGCATGAATCAGTTCTTCACCAGACCTATCTCCCTGGTGCTGTTCCTGTTGATCTTGCTGGTCTTCTTCGGTGGACCGACGGTCGGGTTACTCAAAAAAGTCTTCAAAAGTAAGAAGTCATAA
- a CDS encoding transposase, whose product MESDGSIVNINSKIRKTSPEPTLRRGMLISLLNKDISKFKEADQKKMKEYIEANGNLQNLYPAVNRFREILKGKDESRLEDWLSEVKRYNIRELNTFIMSVERDIEAVKNAIRTGFSNGIIEGVINKIKVIKRIMYGRCSFELLRLKAIMS is encoded by the coding sequence GTGGAATCTGATGGTTCTATTGTCAACATCAACAGTAAAATAAGAAAGACTTCTCCCGAACCAACGCTTAGAAGAGGAATGTTGATCTCGCTTCTGAACAAAGACATCTCGAAATTCAAAGAGGCAGATCAGAAGAAGATGAAAGAGTATATAGAAGCCAACGGTAACTTACAGAACCTGTACCCGGCTGTGAACAGGTTCAGAGAAATATTGAAGGGCAAAGATGAATCGAGACTTGAGGACTGGCTCTCAGAAGTAAAGAGATACAACATCCGCGAGCTGAACACTTTCATCATGTCGGTAGAGAGAGACATTGAAGCGGTGAAGAATGCGATAAGAACCGGGTTCAGCAACGGAATCATAGAAGGCGTTATAAACAAGATAAAGGTGATCAAGCGGATAATGTACGGCAGATGTTCCTTTGAACTTCTGAGATTGAAGGCCATTATGAGCTAG
- a CDS encoding coiled-coil domain-containing protein has product MLVISIIALIILGYLCYRLVKREGGIFLGPYEFKFTREPGPEEYIKRYKELQKKNQEFESRLVLSAAANRFPQNADIFKTLMEKIFADLKVAKSEKEIEDIMARGERALEELSRNAGNNSMALVEQYSKKLLEIREEFEQLKARREDEIKQRQIEKNKEVLLELESILEGIKVSDDEMGIRRAMNHAASIESMIDVSLLEETLGERYQELKTAFYRVAEEKVEELRSARYGRYNRKAIDRLKNLLDRFSENEKEYSKASSNLPILIKEHIASLNTAYFDGPTMQYFNYVYGYIFSLIDDDLKFEVTRIMTETPKDTLEL; this is encoded by the coding sequence ATGCTGGTAATATCTATAATTGCTCTCATCATTCTGGGATATCTCTGCTACAGGCTTGTTAAAAGAGAGGGTGGTATCTTTTTGGGACCCTACGAATTCAAATTCACCAGAGAACCCGGCCCCGAAGAGTATATAAAGCGTTACAAGGAACTCCAAAAGAAGAACCAGGAATTTGAGAGTAGACTGGTGCTGAGCGCTGCTGCCAATCGTTTTCCGCAGAATGCCGATATCTTCAAGACTCTTATGGAAAAGATATTCGCGGACCTGAAAGTCGCAAAAAGCGAAAAAGAGATCGAAGACATCATGGCCCGTGGTGAAAGGGCTCTGGAAGAGCTCAGCAGAAACGCTGGAAACAATTCCATGGCTCTTGTTGAACAATATTCGAAAAAACTACTCGAAATCAGGGAGGAATTCGAACAGCTAAAAGCTCGACGCGAAGACGAAATAAAGCAACGACAGATTGAAAAAAACAAAGAAGTACTGCTGGAACTCGAGAGCATTCTCGAAGGTATCAAAGTCTCTGACGACGAAATGGGCATAAGAAGAGCAATGAACCATGCGGCTTCGATCGAATCAATGATCGATGTCTCTCTACTGGAAGAAACTCTCGGAGAACGTTATCAGGAACTTAAAACTGCTTTCTACAGAGTCGCTGAAGAAAAGGTGGAAGAACTTAGAAGTGCCAGGTACGGACGCTACAACAGGAAGGCTATCGATAGATTGAAGAATCTGCTCGATCGCTTTTCCGAGAACGAAAAAGAGTATTCGAAGGCTTCCAGCAATCTGCCTATATTGATCAAAGAGCACATCGCGTCGTTGAATACCGCTTATTTCGATGGACCGACCATGCAGTATTTCAACTACGTTTACGGTTATATATTCTCGCTGATCGATGATGATTTGAAATTCGAAGTTACGAGAATAATGACAGAAACACCGAAGGATACACTTGAACTATGA
- a CDS encoding acyltransferase family protein, whose protein sequence is MQAPDASSSIKMDRIAWIDISRGFLMSLVVLFHTLPPQLVADLINPAACTFFFLSGLISRDAPIIFSIKKRFKQLMVPYYFMSLINLGIWLLAWVISKRTELDLPVIDVVWNILLVRTALGIMPFNIIPLWFLPAVFVMEIYYILFKRLKILTIGILVGFVSMFFFRGSLPFKIDVALAVTPYFALGKAMQEKKDRIPKISWPVLLVAFAIYASSSFLCGEVYLMEDYFGPQPLIYIVAALSGIVSIIGVSRIIEKFRKMADFFSRIGRNTLFVLGYHIAAGVLVYPLFDLFGDPIEILRKFWILYWFINILVVYLAIRFLPTGVVSFLSGIFPVHIKRDLNTR, encoded by the coding sequence ATGCAAGCTCCAGACGCGTCATCCTCAATCAAAATGGACAGAATTGCCTGGATAGATATCTCCAGAGGTTTTTTGATGTCTCTGGTGGTTCTCTTTCACACACTGCCCCCGCAGCTGGTTGCCGATCTTATAAACCCTGCAGCATGCACTTTCTTTTTCCTTTCCGGGTTGATCTCGAGAGACGCACCGATTATCTTCAGTATCAAGAAGAGATTTAAGCAGCTGATGGTTCCATACTATTTCATGTCTCTTATAAATCTTGGGATCTGGTTACTGGCCTGGGTCATCTCTAAGCGGACCGAGCTGGATTTGCCTGTAATAGACGTCGTATGGAACATCTTACTAGTAAGGACTGCGCTTGGCATAATGCCCTTCAATATCATACCTCTCTGGTTTTTGCCCGCTGTCTTCGTTATGGAGATCTATTACATATTGTTCAAGAGATTGAAGATACTTACGATAGGTATTCTTGTAGGGTTCGTTTCGATGTTCTTTTTCAGAGGTTCTTTGCCTTTCAAAATCGACGTAGCCCTTGCCGTTACACCATATTTCGCACTTGGAAAGGCCATGCAAGAAAAGAAAGATAGGATCCCTAAAATCAGCTGGCCGGTCTTGCTAGTAGCGTTCGCGATTTACGCGTCATCGTCTTTCCTTTGTGGCGAAGTCTATCTGATGGAAGACTACTTCGGTCCACAACCTTTGATATACATAGTCGCCGCACTTTCCGGTATCGTCTCTATCATAGGTGTTTCAAGAATAATCGAGAAATTTCGTAAAATGGCGGACTTCTTTTCTAGAATAGGAAGGAATACACTTTTCGTGCTTGGCTATCATATCGCTGCAGGAGTACTCGTCTATCCTCTTTTCGATCTTTTCGGAGATCCTATAGAGATTCTCAGAAAGTTTTGGATTCTGTACTGGTTTATCAATATATTAGTGGTTTATCTGGCCATAAGATTTTTACCGACCGGCGTGGTTTCATTCTTGTCCGGAATTTTTCCTGTCCACATCAAACGAGATCTCAACACCCGGTAA
- a CDS encoding glycoside hydrolase family 130 protein — translation MGIRIIGQKLPDLPWEERPGNDDPVWRYTKNPIITREAIKGANSIFNSAVVADKNGYSGVFRADTKELIMQLHAGRSRDGLSWKIDQKRIEFQSEEPEISYFIYGYDPRVVWIEDRYYITWCNGYYGPTIGVGYTYDFKNFYQLENAFLPFNRNGVLFPRKINGKFAMLSRPSDNGHTPFGDIFYSESPDMIHWGCHRHVMSPTTGWQSTKVGAGPVPIETSEGWLLIYHGVWTSCNGFVYSAGVALLDLEKPWKVIKRSKHYILNPRMLYENVGDVPNVIFPCASIQDADTGRIAIYYGAADTVTALAFTTAGVLYDFLEEFSYR, via the coding sequence ATGGGCATCAGGATAATAGGCCAAAAGCTTCCGGACTTGCCCTGGGAGGAGAGGCCTGGCAACGACGATCCGGTCTGGAGATATACGAAAAATCCAATTATCACGCGTGAAGCGATCAAAGGAGCCAACAGTATATTCAACAGCGCAGTGGTAGCCGACAAAAACGGATACAGCGGGGTCTTTCGTGCAGATACAAAAGAACTCATAATGCAGCTCCATGCCGGTAGGAGTCGGGATGGGCTTTCGTGGAAAATAGATCAGAAACGCATTGAGTTTCAATCCGAAGAACCTGAGATAAGCTATTTTATCTACGGTTACGACCCCAGAGTAGTCTGGATCGAAGACCGGTATTACATTACCTGGTGCAACGGGTATTACGGACCGACGATCGGCGTCGGCTACACTTACGATTTTAAGAATTTCTATCAGCTCGAAAACGCCTTCCTTCCCTTCAACCGCAACGGAGTTCTCTTTCCAAGAAAGATAAATGGTAAATTCGCCATGCTCAGCCGGCCCAGCGACAACGGCCACACTCCCTTCGGCGATATCTTTTACAGCGAAAGTCCAGATATGATTCATTGGGGATGTCACAGGCACGTCATGTCGCCCACAACAGGCTGGCAATCCACGAAGGTCGGAGCCGGGCCGGTTCCAATAGAAACCTCGGAAGGTTGGTTGCTGATTTATCATGGTGTCTGGACTTCCTGCAACGGTTTTGTTTACAGTGCCGGCGTAGCCTTGCTCGATCTAGAGAAACCCTGGAAGGTTATAAAAAGGTCCAAACATTACATTCTAAATCCGCGTATGCTCTACGAGAACGTCGGGGATGTACCTAATGTAATCTTCCCGTGTGCCAGCATTCAAGATGCTGATACCGGTAGAATCGCGATATATTACGGGGCGGCCGATACGGTAACGGCCCTCGCTTTCACAACGGCCGGAGTGTTGTACGACTTTCTTGAGGAATTTTCGTACAGGTAA
- a CDS encoding LacI family DNA-binding transcriptional regulator: protein MVTIKDVAAEAEVSIATVSRVLNGSGYVSEDTKIRVLRVINRLNYHPMPSIRKRSLYRTLGVLLPNTMGNHYGEIFMGIEEYAHRNGFNVMLAMAREMVSREQEILNEYFQRKVDGVIVATLHSDEHMLNRFIQSGIAVVAVDSPIREIRADSVNIDNASAAYCVAKYLYDRGHRHVLFLPGQEDVHASRDRLRGLRKFATRAPDFNLKVARIGGFEPHHGQEAIRDYLHFSGIDFTAIFAVNDHVAMGAIQELHRNHIHVPDDVSVIGFDDAVHAPYTIPSLTTVSQPRIEMGSAAAQLLIERLKSTQKRVFRNIVLPTAIIERESVKAV, encoded by the coding sequence GTGGTTACGATCAAAGATGTCGCTGCCGAGGCGGAAGTTTCCATAGCAACTGTTTCACGCGTTCTGAATGGAAGTGGCTACGTTTCCGAGGATACCAAGATACGCGTATTGAGGGTGATAAATAGGCTTAACTACCACCCAATGCCCTCGATACGCAAGCGTAGTCTATACAGAACTCTGGGAGTGCTGTTGCCCAACACCATGGGCAATCACTACGGAGAGATCTTCATGGGTATTGAAGAGTACGCCCACAGAAACGGTTTCAACGTAATGTTAGCCATGGCAAGAGAAATGGTGAGCCGCGAGCAGGAAATCCTTAATGAATACTTCCAGAGAAAGGTCGATGGGGTGATAGTCGCAACGCTTCACAGCGACGAACACATGTTGAACAGGTTCATTCAGAGCGGTATCGCGGTGGTAGCCGTCGATTCTCCCATTAGGGAAATCCGGGCCGATTCCGTTAATATAGACAACGCATCGGCAGCATACTGCGTGGCGAAATACCTTTATGACAGGGGACACAGACACGTTCTCTTCCTCCCCGGTCAGGAGGATGTGCACGCTTCCAGGGACAGACTTAGGGGACTCAGGAAGTTCGCCACCAGAGCTCCAGACTTCAATCTCAAAGTAGCCAGAATAGGTGGTTTCGAACCTCATCATGGACAGGAGGCAATCCGTGATTATCTACATTTTTCGGGAATCGACTTCACCGCCATTTTCGCCGTGAACGACCACGTGGCAATGGGGGCTATTCAGGAACTACACAGAAACCACATTCACGTTCCTGACGATGTATCTGTGATCGGTTTCGACGATGCCGTACACGCGCCGTACACCATCCCTTCGCTAACCACGGTCTCACAACCTAGAATAGAGATGGGAAGCGCTGCCGCACAGCTGCTGATAGAGAGATTGAAATCCACACAAAAGAGGGTTTTCAGGAACATCGTGTTACCAACAGCGATAATAGAAAGAGAATCCGTTAAGGCCGTATAG
- the bgaS gene encoding beta-galactosidase BgaS: MFGKDFEFGVSLSGFQFEMGRACPESVDRGSDWYLWTHDKLNIENGIVSGDYPEDGPNYWENYGEYHRLAAFSGMKIVRIGLEWSRILPSPTFDINDVEIGEICDRSALMHYRKVIEDIKERGMKVVVNLNHFTLPVWLHDPIKVNRSFDFTSGGWVDPRSVEQFRKFAALCGRELGDLVDMWSTQNEPNVVAMLGYRNRASGFPPSIIRPELVEVARNNLIEAHLAAYDELKKTSDLPVGLIYAFSWIDGEETAVNLAMKKTQFEFVDRISKKLDFLGCNYYSRMVVESDPSSDNGYRTLRGYGQSCEPNSPSGYGRPTGDFGWEIYPEGLYNILKTICRRYDVPVYVMENGIADMADRYRPYYLISHLKALEKLLEEGYNIKGYLHWSLTDNYEWSSGLGKRFGLIGVDFSDGKLTPRPSFYLFKEIIGQGTVKNFEKMLVTPYSIFDTDLLIE, encoded by the coding sequence ATGTTTGGCAAAGATTTTGAATTCGGTGTTTCTCTGTCAGGATTTCAATTCGAGATGGGTAGAGCCTGTCCAGAAAGTGTTGACCGCGGTTCGGATTGGTATCTGTGGACTCACGACAAGTTGAACATCGAAAACGGTATCGTGAGCGGCGATTATCCCGAAGATGGCCCGAATTACTGGGAAAATTACGGAGAGTATCACAGGCTAGCCGCTTTCTCGGGAATGAAAATAGTGAGAATAGGTCTGGAATGGTCGAGGATTTTGCCATCCCCCACTTTTGATATAAACGATGTTGAGATTGGAGAGATCTGTGACCGTAGTGCTCTAATGCATTACCGAAAAGTCATCGAAGATATCAAGGAACGGGGGATGAAAGTGGTGGTCAATCTTAACCACTTCACACTGCCCGTCTGGCTTCACGATCCAATTAAGGTAAACAGATCATTCGATTTCACGTCTGGAGGCTGGGTCGATCCCAGATCAGTCGAGCAGTTTAGAAAGTTCGCTGCGCTTTGTGGCAGGGAGCTTGGCGATCTAGTGGATATGTGGTCAACTCAAAACGAACCCAATGTTGTAGCCATGCTTGGCTATAGAAACAGGGCTTCAGGTTTTCCTCCCTCGATCATAAGGCCTGAACTGGTAGAAGTTGCCCGAAATAACCTGATCGAAGCTCACCTTGCTGCATATGATGAACTTAAGAAGACATCCGATCTACCGGTAGGGCTCATCTACGCATTTAGCTGGATCGACGGGGAGGAAACGGCCGTAAATTTGGCGATGAAAAAGACTCAGTTTGAATTTGTTGATCGAATCTCAAAAAAACTTGATTTTCTGGGTTGTAACTATTACTCAAGGATGGTTGTAGAGAGCGATCCCTCTAGCGATAATGGATACAGAACTCTCAGAGGCTATGGACAGAGTTGTGAACCCAATTCACCTTCCGGATATGGAAGACCGACGGGAGACTTCGGCTGGGAGATCTATCCCGAAGGGCTGTACAATATACTGAAGACGATTTGTAGAAGGTACGACGTGCCTGTGTATGTAATGGAAAACGGTATTGCAGATATGGCCGATCGCTACAGACCTTACTACCTGATAAGCCATCTCAAAGCTCTGGAGAAACTGCTGGAAGAAGGTTACAACATAAAAGGATATCTCCATTGGTCGCTCACCGATAATTACGAATGGTCGTCCGGTCTGGGAAAGCGATTCGGGTTGATCGGAGTGGATTTTTCCGACGGGAAACTTACACCAAGACCTTCGTTCTACCTTTTCAAGGAAATTATTGGGCAGGGTACAGTGAAAAACTTTGAAAAGATGCTTGTAACACCTTACAGTATTTTCGACACGGACCTACTTATAGAATAG
- a CDS encoding ABC transporter ATP-binding protein has translation MLELINLTKVFKTGAFSSGRFKAVNNVSFKIERGEVTSLIGESGSGKSTIGKMILRLLTITSGEIKLDERNISTIKGAELRQYYKKVQGVFQDPFSSYNPIFKVDRVFENLHDVFFKELRQSEWIDKVDSALKKVGLDSEQVLGKYPHQLSGGQLQRILISRALLLDVSFLVADELISMLDASTRIDILNLLADLKKGGLSILFITHDLSLGYYLSEKAVILYRGHVVEMGSTNRVFLNPIHHYTRRLISSVPRLDRKWKDIDSLQKNEKHSLKCFDPAEDGELEMVEVEKDHYVAVKRR, from the coding sequence ATGCTTGAGCTAATAAACCTCACCAAAGTTTTCAAGACGGGCGCGTTTTCTTCTGGGCGGTTCAAGGCTGTAAACAACGTTTCGTTCAAAATTGAAAGAGGCGAAGTGACTTCTCTAATAGGAGAGAGCGGGAGCGGCAAGAGCACCATAGGAAAGATGATATTGAGGCTTCTAACCATAACTTCAGGTGAGATAAAGCTTGACGAACGGAACATAAGCACAATAAAAGGAGCGGAATTGAGACAGTACTACAAAAAAGTCCAGGGCGTCTTTCAAGATCCTTTCAGTTCATACAACCCCATTTTCAAGGTTGATAGAGTCTTTGAGAACTTGCACGACGTCTTTTTCAAAGAATTGCGCCAAAGCGAGTGGATTGACAAAGTGGATTCGGCCCTCAAGAAAGTTGGACTGGACTCTGAACAGGTTCTTGGAAAGTATCCCCACCAGCTCAGTGGAGGGCAGTTACAGAGAATCCTCATATCCAGGGCTCTGTTGCTGGATGTTAGTTTCCTTGTGGCCGACGAACTTATCAGTATGCTGGACGCCTCGACAAGGATCGACATCCTTAATCTCCTCGCCGATCTGAAGAAAGGTGGGCTTTCGATACTCTTCATAACTCACGATCTGTCTCTTGGATACTATCTTAGCGAAAAGGCGGTCATATTGTACAGAGGTCATGTTGTTGAAATGGGAAGTACCAACCGGGTCTTTCTTAATCCCATTCACCATTACACTCGTAGACTCATCTCCTCAGTACCGAGGTTGGATAGAAAATGGAAGGACATCGACAGTCTTCAGAAAAACGAGAAACATAGTTTGAAGTGTTTCGATCCCGCTGAAGACGGAGAACTCGAAATGGTGGAAGTTGAAAAAGATCACTATGTAGCCGTAAAAAGGAGATGA
- a CDS encoding ABC transporter ATP-binding protein — MSLNVSNLRVYYQTLKGDVKALDGVTFDIRDGEIAGIVGESGCGKSTLSNSLITLRLPMKFVGGYVSLDGNELPLQDHKKMGGFRYKKISIIPQYAMNALNPTVKLRRLISDLLNCHGVGYDEILPELNRRLDVVNLDRAVLDMYPVELSGGMKQRAVMVISTLLNPSLLIADEITSALDVSTQRAVAEMIVEFRDKILVKSVIFVTHDISILYQIADSIIIMYAGKLVERAGTEIIINKPIHPYTEMLISSLPEVGVYHNDKRLKGIPGKPPQLLSPPPGCRFKERCPQAFEKCKEEPPMIEIEPNHWVACWRVK, encoded by the coding sequence ATGTCTCTTAATGTCTCCAATCTGAGGGTGTATTACCAGACGCTAAAAGGAGATGTGAAGGCTCTCGACGGGGTCACTTTCGATATTCGCGACGGAGAGATAGCCGGAATTGTGGGAGAGTCGGGGTGCGGAAAATCAACACTCAGCAATTCGTTGATAACATTGCGTCTTCCCATGAAATTCGTCGGAGGGTATGTCTCGCTGGATGGGAACGAGCTCCCCTTACAGGATCATAAGAAAATGGGTGGCTTCAGATATAAAAAGATTTCGATAATACCTCAGTATGCCATGAACGCTCTCAATCCCACCGTGAAATTGCGTAGACTTATCTCGGATCTCCTGAACTGCCATGGAGTGGGGTACGATGAAATTCTTCCTGAACTTAACAGGAGGCTGGATGTAGTCAATCTCGACAGGGCAGTACTCGATATGTACCCTGTGGAACTTTCCGGAGGTATGAAACAAAGAGCGGTGATGGTTATCTCCACACTGTTGAACCCGTCGCTTCTGATCGCCGATGAGATCACTTCGGCCCTCGATGTTTCGACCCAGCGGGCCGTTGCGGAGATGATCGTCGAATTCAGAGACAAAATACTTGTAAAAAGCGTGATCTTCGTCACCCACGATATCTCGATTCTCTACCAGATAGCCGATTCGATAATAATAATGTATGCCGGAAAGCTGGTCGAGCGTGCCGGAACAGAAATCATAATTAATAAGCCCATCCATCCATACACGGAAATGCTGATCTCTTCTCTACCCGAGGTCGGTGTATACCACAACGATAAAAGGCTGAAAGGAATACCGGGAAAACCACCTCAACTCCTCTCCCCCCCGCCGGGTTGCAGATTCAAAGAACGCTGCCCGCAAGCTTTCGAGAAATGTAAAGAAGAGCCTCCCATGATCGAAATCGAACCGAACCATTGGGTGGCATGCTGGAGAGTGAAATAA
- a CDS encoding ABC transporter permease: protein MKIKNEFLYFALKNGRLKVGLFILLFFVLLAVFGPFFARYGPLDYAGPGYRPPSNEFWLGTTTFGQDVFSQTVHGLRATFIVGLVAGGLSTLLGILVGFFAGYRGGMVDELLNMLTNIVTVIPTLALLLIVAAYLPYRGILVESVFIGLTAWPWAARAIRAQTFTLRTRDFVDLARITGMKPSKIIFKEIAPNMMSYLFMTFILQFGGAILAAVTLDFIGLGPTQGISLGLMMQNAVLWSAIQLGMWWWLIPPGVAITAIVGALYFMNTGLDEVFNPKLREM from the coding sequence ATGAAGATAAAGAACGAGTTTTTATATTTCGCACTGAAAAACGGGCGCTTGAAAGTCGGCCTTTTCATACTCTTATTCTTCGTGTTGTTGGCTGTCTTTGGCCCCTTCTTTGCCAGGTATGGACCCCTCGATTACGCCGGACCGGGTTACCGCCCACCATCGAACGAGTTCTGGCTGGGGACCACGACCTTTGGTCAGGATGTTTTTTCCCAGACGGTTCACGGTCTCAGGGCCACTTTCATAGTCGGGCTGGTCGCCGGTGGTCTCTCGACCTTGCTAGGAATCCTCGTTGGCTTCTTCGCTGGTTATCGAGGAGGTATGGTTGACGAACTGCTTAACATGTTGACCAACATAGTCACCGTGATACCTACACTGGCACTTTTGTTGATAGTCGCGGCATACTTACCCTACAGGGGGATACTTGTAGAGAGTGTTTTTATAGGTCTTACCGCCTGGCCATGGGCGGCGAGGGCGATAAGGGCACAGACTTTCACCTTGAGAACTAGAGATTTCGTAGATCTTGCAAGGATTACAGGTATGAAACCTTCGAAGATAATTTTTAAAGAGATAGCGCCTAACATGATGTCGTACCTGTTCATGACCTTTATACTCCAGTTCGGAGGGGCGATACTCGCAGCCGTTACCCTGGATTTTATCGGGTTGGGTCCCACTCAGGGAATTTCACTGGGGCTTATGATGCAGAACGCTGTTCTCTGGAGCGCGATTCAACTCGGGATGTGGTGGTGGTTGATACCGCCGGGAGTTGCCATAACGGCCATAGTTGGAGCGTTGTATTTCATGAACACAGGTCTCGATGAAGTTTTCAATCCGAAGTTGAGGGAGATGTGA